The Spirulina subsalsa PCC 9445 region CCTGAATCCTGAACAGCGCTCCCATAATCATGGGGTGAGTATTGCCCGGTTGGAAAAATGGTTAGGGTATTTACTCACCTCCCGGATTGAAAAACACTGGAAGGATTTAACTAAAACGGGTATTAAAACGGTTGATGGGGAGTTACAAGTAGGGGGGGTACAGTTAGGGAATATTTGGTTAGGGGTGCAGCCTCCGTTAGGGATTGCGGGGGACCCGATGCGTTTAATGTTTGAGAAGGATTTAACGCCCCATCCTCAATATGCGGCTTTTTATCAATGGTTACAAAAGGACTTTCAAGCGGATGCTGTTGTTCATTTTGGGATGCACGGGACGGTGGAATGGTTGCCGGGTTCTCCGTTAGGAAATACGGGGTATTCGTGGTCGGATATTTTATTAGGAAATTTGCCCAATTTATACCTTTATGCTTGTAATAATCCTTCGGAATCGATGTTAGCAAAACGGCGGGGCTATGGGGTGTTAATTTCCCATAATGTGCCGCCCTATGGACGGGCTGGATTGTATAAGGAGTTAATGGCGCTGCGAGAATTAATTGCAGAATATCGGGAAGATCCGGATAAAAATACTTTATTGCGTAATGATATTTGTCAAAAAATTATCGATGCAGGGTTAGAAAAAGATTGTCCTTTTGAAGAGGGGGAAAAGCTAGGCATTGCTTTCACGGTGGAGAATGCAAAACTGTTTAGTTCTACGGCATTAAATCGGTATTTTGTCAAGGTTTATGAGTATTTACAAGTGGTGGAACAACGGCTGTTTTCTTCGGGGTTACACACTTTAGGGGAAGTGCCGGATAGTGAGGAATTAAAGTCTTATTTAGAGGCTTATTTTGAGCGAGAAGTCCCCTTAGCGGTGGTGGAACGGATTCGCAATGGGGCTGATTCTAAACAAGTGTTGGAGGTGTGGCAAAATTGGCTGAAACTCCAGTATGCGGACTGGAAGGAACGAATTACACCGGATTTAGGCGATCGCACCCTAGAAGCCATTGAGATTGTGCGCCTACTCATGCAGAACAGCGACGAGATCAACAACCTGTTACGGGGCCTGAATGGGGAATATATCCCCCCCGCTTCCGGGGGCGACCTAATCCGGGATGGGATCGGTGTACTCCCCACCGGGCGCAACATCCACGCCCTCGACCCCTACCGGATGCCCTCCCCTGGGGCCTATGGGAGGGGGCGGGAAATTGCCCAGAAGATCATCGCCCAACACCTAGCCGAAACCCAGACTTATCCTGAAACCGTAGCCGTCCTTTTGTGGGGTTTAGACGTGATTAAGACTAAGGGCGAGTCTTTGGGCATTTTACTAGAATTAGTGGGCGCAGAACCCGTAAAAGAAGGCACAGGGCGCATTGTTCGCTATGAGTTGAAACCCCTAGAAGAAGTCGGCCACCCCCGGATTGATATTTTAGGCAATCTATCGGGGATTTTCCGGGATAGTTTTGTTAACGTGATTGAACTGCTTGATGATCTCTTTCAACGGGCCGCCGAAGCGGAGGAACCGGAGGAACAGAACTTTATCCGTAAACACGCCTTAGCCTTAAAAGCGCAGGGGGTGAAGAATGTGGCCGCTCGGTTATTTTCCAATCCGGCCGGGGATTTTGGCTCTTTGGTTAATGATCAGGTGGTAGATGGGAATTGGGAGTCGGGGGAAGAGTTGGGGAAAACCTGGGAACGTCGCAACGTTTTCAGTTATGGTCGGCAGGATAAAGGCCAAGCGCGGCCGGAGGTTTTGCAGCAACTGTTAGCAACGAGCGATCGCATTGTCCAAGAAATTGACTCTGTGGAATACGGCTTAACCGACATTCAAGAATATTACGCCAACACCGGAGCCCTCAAACAGGCCGCCGAAAAACGCCGAGGCAAAACCGTTAACGCCAGCTTTGTCGAAAGTTTCTCCAAAGACACCACCCCCCGCAAATTAGAGGACTTGTTACGTTTGGAATACCGCACCAAATTATTAAACCCCAAATGGGCGGAATCTATGGCGAATCAAGGGAGTGGGGGCGCTTACGAAATTTCCCAACGCATGACCGCCTTAATCGGTTGGGGGGGTACTGTTAACTTTACCGATGATTGGGTGTATGACCAAGCGGCAGAAACCTACGCTTTAGATGCAGAAATGGCCGCTAAATTACGTCAAGCCAATCCCGAAGCTTTCCGGAATATTGTTGGCCGAATGTTAGAAGCTAACGGCCGAGGATTTTGGGCAGCTAGTGAGGAGAAATTAGAGAAGTTGCGAGCGTTATATGATTTAGCCGATGAGGAGTTAGAAGGGGTGAAAGTGTAGGCAGATGTCCGGGTGCTATTAAAAATAAAAACTGTTGCACCGGGTTTACAAATACGATAAAGCTCCATTCCCCATTCAAGACACCACTTTTCATAATCTAAGATGTTCTCTCGATTACGTTGATACCACCTTTCATTTCTAACACCACCTGCTAAACCACTGCCATAGGGAATGTTTTTAACTAAAGTTTTACTATCCTTACTTTTAGCTTTGCTGATACGCCGTTGAATTTCTGAGTTATCCCATTTATGGCCGATAAACTCATAGTTGTAGGGAGGATCTGTGATGCAAGCAGAAATAGAGTCACTTGGGAGTATCTTCATCACCTCACGACAATCCCCAAGGATTATTTCATTCAGGGGTAATGCGTTCACTGCTAGTCAGGAATACCAACATAATACTTATAGAATGCAAGGGAATCCTTGTCAACTATAACCCGTAGGTTGGGTGAAGCGGCAGCGCAAACTAACCCGTTGAATCGATGTAAACGGGATGAGTCCTGTTAAAATTTCTCTGGAGAATAAAGTATGACCACGGCTTGCAGGTCAACTAGCTTATCTTTATCTCTTGGTTAATGACTCGCACTCAAGCAAAACTCACTCCCCAATGGCGACACCGCCAAATTGCCATAGCAGAATATCTAGACACCCTCAGCGAACTTTCAGCGCGACTCGAAGGGCTACAACGTTTTGCCCAACTCTGCGAACAACAAGGGGTAAAAAGTAGCCATGAATTGCTGCCTAGTGCTGAGGCTAAACCCGGATTGTATTTGTTGCCTGCTTCTTGAGCCACTATAATAGGCAAAGATGACGTAACAAGGTTAGGGGAGAGAAAGTCATGATTACCACTATTCAGCTACCCCAAGAAATACCCTCAAAAGAGATGTCTTTGCAGGAGTTTCTCAACTATGATGATGGCAGTGATTCCCGTTATGAGTTAGAAGATGGGAAACTTTTATATATGCCTAGTGAAAGTGATATTAATCAACGCATTGCCATGTTTTTATTGGCATATTTTTTACAGTTAGGTCTGCCATTTTATCGCTTAAGAATTGGTGCAGAACTTGCAGTTATGGGCAGTCGGGCAACGGTGCGACTACCGGATTTAATGGTACTCACGGAGGAATTAGCCCAAGCTTTGAGTGGGGCAAGTCGTTCGATGATTTCCTTAGAAATGCCGCCCCCTGAGTTAGTGGTGGAAGTGGTGAGTCCGGGGCGAGAAAATGAGGAGCGAGACTACCGTTATAAGCGCGCTCAATATCAAGCGCGGGGGATTCGGGAGTATTGGATTATTGACCCGATGCAAGAACAAATTACGGTGTTAAGGTTAGTAAGGGGGTTGTATGAGGAGGCTATTTTTAGGGGGGAAGAGGGGATGGTTTCTGAGTTATTAACTGAATGGGGGCAGAGAGAGCCTTTAACGGTTGCTCAGGTGTTACAGGTGGGTTAAGGTGGGTGTTAGAACCCGGATTTTCTGACTCTTGATGTGAGGGGACTATGCAGCCCATTTTTGTAGAACCTTTGACTGTTGAACGGGTAACGATCAAGATTCGGGATCTTATCCCATCGTTACAGGGAACAAAGTTAGTTCATTTGTCTGACCTGCATTATGATGGCAAACGTCTAGGGGAAGAACTCTTAGCAGAAACCATTGAAATGGCGAATCAGGAAAAACCGGATTTGGTGGTTTTGACTGGGGATTATATTACGGACAATCCGACTCCGATCTACAATTTGGCGTTACGTCTGAAGTATTTAGAAAGTCGGTGTGGGGTGGTGGCTTGTTTGGGGAATCATGATAATTATTTCCCGTTTTCTCGTCATCATGTGGTGAAGGCGCTGACGGGTGTTGGGATTCAGGTGTTGTGGAATGCGATCGCCTATCCCCTCGGTTCTGCCCTGCCCGTCGTCGGATTGGCGGATTTGTGGTCGCGGGAGTTCCACCCCCAGCCTATCCTAGAACAACTAGACCCAGACACCCCCCGTTTAGTCCTCTCCCATAATCCCGACACAGCCGCCCTCCTGCAACCTTGGCGGGTGGATTTACAACTTTCTGGACATACCCACGGGGGACAATTTGTCCTCCCCGGATTGGGTTCAATTCCAGCACTTATGCAGCCAGTCCGTCACCGTGTCCCTAAACCCCTACATCCCTATATCCCCATTTTGCGGGAATGTGCCAGAGTGGTCAAACATTGGGAGTGGGCGCAAGGGTATCACTCGATTGAGCAGAATCAACTCTATGTGAATCGCGGATTAGGGACGTATTTCCCCGGCCGCATTAATTGCCCTCCGGAGTTAACGGTGATTACTCTGATTCGGGGAATAGGGAACGGGGAATAGTGTTGTTTTGAAGCAGGAGACAGAACACGGTGGAAGGGTTAAAAATAATCGTCATTGGGGCGGGGATTGGGGGCTTAACTGCCGCTATTGCCTTGGAACAAGCGGGGTATCAAGTACGGGTGTATGACCGGGTTCAGGAATTGCGTCCAGTGGGGGCGGGGATTTCGCTGTGGTCCAATGGGGTTAAGGTTTTGAATCGTTTGGGGTTGGGGGAGGCGATCGCCAAGATTGGCGGCCAGATGAATGTGATGGAGTATCGCACCCATCAAGGGGAGGTTTTGAATCACATCCCCTTACACCCCCTTATTGAACAAGTGGGACAACGCCCCTATCCTGTCGCCCGTCGAGATTTACAGGAAATGCTCTTAACAGGCTACGGAGGGGAGGTGAAACTAGGTTATGACTGTATTGGGGTGGAGGAGGACCCAGAGGGCGTAACGGCGCTTTTTGCCAACGGAGAACGCGATCGCGGGGATCTGGTGGTGGCGGCCGATGGCATTCGCTCGGTGTTGCGGGAGTATGTGACGGGGAAACCGTTGGCGCTCAACTATGGGGGATATGTGAATTGGAATGGTTTAGTCCCCACCAGTCCAGAGTTAGCCCCGGCCGATTGTTGGGTGATTTATGTGGGACAACATCAACGGGCTTCGATGATGCCTGTGGGAGGCGATCGCTTTTATTTCTTCTTTGATGTGCCGCTCCCGGCCGGAACCCCCCCAGAACCGGAACAGTATCGGGAACAATTGCGGGGATATTTTCAGGGCTGGGCGCAACCTGTACAGCATTTAATTGAACGGTTAGATCCTCAACAAGTGGCTCGGCCAGAGATTCATGACATTAGCCCTCTGGATAGTTATGTGCGGGGGCGGGTGGCTTTGTTGGGGGATGCGGCTCATAGCACCTGCCCGGATTTAGGGCAAGGGGGCTGTCAGGCCATTGAGGATGCTTGGGTGTTAACCAATTACTTGAAAACCACCAATTTAAGCGTTATGGATGCCCTAGAACGGTATAACCAAGAACGGCGGGAGCGGGGGAATAGCATCATCCGCAAGGCGCGGAAACGGGCCGAACAAATCCACGGTAAAGATCCGGAGGTCACTCGTCAATGGTACGAACAACTGGGGCGAGAAGCTCCCCAAGCGGTGACAAATGCGATCGCCGAGGTGATTTTAGGGGGGCCTCTTCATTAAAATTCCCTGCCAGAACAGGCTTTCGTAAAATCCGTAACAAACGGAATCCCGGCCTCGCCTTAGACTACAATCACCCTCCGATTGCTTATTCAGACCGCCCTCACACCAGTGGCGGTTTTTATTTTTGGTGGCACAGAAAACAACCCGCTCAGAAAATCTAGGGCTACAATTGGGTAAGGGGTTTTATTGTCGAGATCCTCTATTTAACTCAACTCACTTGCCGTCCGCTTTTTAGTTCATATCACTTATGGAATCTAGTGGTCCATCCGCTAACGCTTCTGAGCCTCCCAGTAAATGGGCAGCTATTCTCGGAACCGCGATCGCCATCTTGACGATTGCTATTCCCACTCTGGTGATTGCTTACTACTCGTCTCCTGTACCAGTAGAAACGCTACAACGCACCACCCATGTCCCACGCTCTACCATTCAGTGATGCAACCATGAACTAAAAAAATCGCTTTTTCCTAGGATTAAATAGGGCTTGCTGTTCACTTCGTGACGCTCCGCGTTCGCGAAGCGTTGCGTAGCAAACGCGAAGCGTTGCGTAGCAATATAACTCTGCTCCCGGTGGGGAACGGGGAACAGGGGGGAGAGAGTCGGAAAAAGGCAAGCCTTTTTGATTCTTTATCCCTAAAACCTTGCAGTTTCTCGCTGTTAGAAGTCAAGGGAACAGGGGAAATTCAGGTTTTTGCCCTCAAGTCTATTTAATTTGGTATAAACCGCTAAAAACCCTATTAACAGTGCTTAGAGGGATATTCACACCCCATTAAAAACACTGACCAATCGTGCAGCACGGATGATTCAATCTGCCGATTTTTTGGAACTACCTCTATGAAGTTTGTTGTTTGGACAATTCCCCTAGCCTTGATTCGACTAGCCTTTTCTCTCAGTGTTTTCCTGACCCCTCTTCTAGGCGTTTGGCTGGCTTCCTCCCTGATTGTTTTTATTAACGGACCAACTTGGTTAGCCTTGCTTTCGGGAATTTTGCTCTTTCCCTTGCTGCCTGTATTCTGGGACTGGAAAGCCAGACGAAGCAAACCGCAACGAAAGGGACTCAGTTTAAGTTGGGGCGATCGCATTGCCCTGCGCACCCTCACCTTAAACCTAGCCTTTATTATCCTCCTCCTCGCCCTCAGACCCCAAACCTCATTCCTCGCCCTAGCCACCCGAGGGGACTGGTTTCTAGAGAACTTCACCGGGTCGCCAGTAGAACTCACCCGCCAAGCCTTATTCAAGACCGCCAACGGTCTAGAATGGCTCTATCTCGCCTTTCACCACAATCCCTATCAAAAATATGCCGACTCGACCACCGTTCAACCTCAGCCGGAAGAGATTGCCCCCATCCCAGAACGTCCAGCCCCTGCCCCTCCTCTCCCCCAACAAACTGATCAAGAGTGGCCTTGGCGGAATGCAGGTTTGCATCCGGCCGTCGTGAATATTCCTGCTAGGTCGGAAATTAGCATAGAATCGGTCGCTCAATACATTGCCCAACAAGAAAAAGATCCAGTTTTACGGATCAAAGCCCTACATGATTATGTCGCGGATCGCATTGCCTACGATGCTCCGGCTTATTTTGCCAATCAAATTCCCCCACAAGACCCAGAAATCGTTTTCCTCACCCGAAAAGCCGTCTGTGCCGGGTATGCCAAACTTCTCGAAGCACTCGGAAAAGCCATCGGCGAAGAAATTGTTTATGTTGTCGGAGATGCGCGTACTTCCACCAGTGAACTTAGTGGGGAAGGTCATGCTTGGAATGCGGCCAAAATTGAGGGGAAATGGTATCTTATTGACTCCACTTGGGATAGTGGTTTTGTTGATGAGTCCGGTTTCCACAAAAACTATCGCACCGATTATTTATTACCCCCCCCGCAAGTCATGACTATTACCCATTTGCCCGATGATGAAACATGGCAACTTCTACCCCATCCCCTATCGCGGGGTGAATTTTTCCGACAGCCTATTTTAAGACCTCGTTTCTTTGCCGAAGGGTTAGAATTAGTGACTCCGACCCGCTCTCAAAGCGATATTAGCGGTGATGCGGTGATTGAAGTCAAAAATCCTTATCAACGTTGGATTTTGACCAGTTATGCTGAGAAAGGAGGCGCTAAATTAGGGAATTGTGGGGAGTCTGCTAGTCAAGGATCACGCATTCACTGCCCACTCCCAGATTCTGGAACCTATGAGGTGAGAATGTTCACCGGAGAAGAAAAGTTTAGTTCGTTTAAATATGTTGGTCAACTGGAGTTTAATCGACGGTAAGGCTGACCCGTTAATTTCCTCGCCTTTGTGCGCCCTTATACCGTAAATATTCCGCCAACAAAGCCACCGCCCCAGAACTTAACATGAGTAGCACACTCAAGGCATTAATATCCGGTTTAAC contains the following coding sequences:
- a CDS encoding Uma2 family endonuclease yields the protein MITTIQLPQEIPSKEMSLQEFLNYDDGSDSRYELEDGKLLYMPSESDINQRIAMFLLAYFLQLGLPFYRLRIGAELAVMGSRATVRLPDLMVLTEELAQALSGASRSMISLEMPPPELVVEVVSPGRENEERDYRYKRAQYQARGIREYWIIDPMQEQITVLRLVRGLYEEAIFRGEEGMVSELLTEWGQREPLTVAQVLQVG
- the bchH gene encoding magnesium chelatase subunit H codes for the protein MKRIVLIAGFETFNADLYRKAAQLAMERCSGLDLQVFSDQDLTRQPSAVEQALHHADVFFASLIFDYDQVLWLRERVQNIPIRLVFESALELMSLTQLGKFVIGDKPKGMPKPIKFILSKFSSGKEEDKLAGYISFLKVGPKLLKYIPAQKVQDLRNWLIIYGYWNAGGQQNVSAMFWTIGEKYFGLKVGEIPPPLETPNMGLLHPKYEGYFTSPRAYLDWYQEQFKPTSQPITGILLYRKHVITEQAYIPQLIQQFEQAEIIPLPIFINGVEGHVAVRDWMTTDFELDQPKRTPSLSPDAVKVDAIISTIGFPLVGGPAGSMEAGRQVEVAKSILSIKNVPYLIAAPLLIQDIHSWTRQGIGGLQSVVLYALPELDGAIDTIPLGGLVGEEIYLIPERVKRLTGRVKQWIQLRKKPPSERKVAIILYGFPPGYGATGTAALLNVPRSLLKLLYALKSQGYDVGDIPEDGEVLIQQVKAADEFPETLNPEQRSHNHGVSIARLEKWLGYLLTSRIEKHWKDLTKTGIKTVDGELQVGGVQLGNIWLGVQPPLGIAGDPMRLMFEKDLTPHPQYAAFYQWLQKDFQADAVVHFGMHGTVEWLPGSPLGNTGYSWSDILLGNLPNLYLYACNNPSESMLAKRRGYGVLISHNVPPYGRAGLYKELMALRELIAEYREDPDKNTLLRNDICQKIIDAGLEKDCPFEEGEKLGIAFTVENAKLFSSTALNRYFVKVYEYLQVVEQRLFSSGLHTLGEVPDSEELKSYLEAYFEREVPLAVVERIRNGADSKQVLEVWQNWLKLQYADWKERITPDLGDRTLEAIEIVRLLMQNSDEINNLLRGLNGEYIPPASGGDLIRDGIGVLPTGRNIHALDPYRMPSPGAYGRGREIAQKIIAQHLAETQTYPETVAVLLWGLDVIKTKGESLGILLELVGAEPVKEGTGRIVRYELKPLEEVGHPRIDILGNLSGIFRDSFVNVIELLDDLFQRAAEAEEPEEQNFIRKHALALKAQGVKNVAARLFSNPAGDFGSLVNDQVVDGNWESGEELGKTWERRNVFSYGRQDKGQARPEVLQQLLATSDRIVQEIDSVEYGLTDIQEYYANTGALKQAAEKRRGKTVNASFVESFSKDTTPRKLEDLLRLEYRTKLLNPKWAESMANQGSGGAYEISQRMTALIGWGGTVNFTDDWVYDQAAETYALDAEMAAKLRQANPEAFRNIVGRMLEANGRGFWAASEEKLEKLRALYDLADEELEGVKV
- the hpxO gene encoding FAD-dependent urate hydroxylase HpxO, which gives rise to MEGLKIIVIGAGIGGLTAAIALEQAGYQVRVYDRVQELRPVGAGISLWSNGVKVLNRLGLGEAIAKIGGQMNVMEYRTHQGEVLNHIPLHPLIEQVGQRPYPVARRDLQEMLLTGYGGEVKLGYDCIGVEEDPEGVTALFANGERDRGDLVVAADGIRSVLREYVTGKPLALNYGGYVNWNGLVPTSPELAPADCWVIYVGQHQRASMMPVGGDRFYFFFDVPLPAGTPPEPEQYREQLRGYFQGWAQPVQHLIERLDPQQVARPEIHDISPLDSYVRGRVALLGDAAHSTCPDLGQGGCQAIEDAWVLTNYLKTTNLSVMDALERYNQERRERGNSIIRKARKRAEQIHGKDPEVTRQWYEQLGREAPQAVTNAIAEVILGGPLH
- a CDS encoding transglutaminase domain-containing protein, which gives rise to MKFVVWTIPLALIRLAFSLSVFLTPLLGVWLASSLIVFINGPTWLALLSGILLFPLLPVFWDWKARRSKPQRKGLSLSWGDRIALRTLTLNLAFIILLLALRPQTSFLALATRGDWFLENFTGSPVELTRQALFKTANGLEWLYLAFHHNPYQKYADSTTVQPQPEEIAPIPERPAPAPPLPQQTDQEWPWRNAGLHPAVVNIPARSEISIESVAQYIAQQEKDPVLRIKALHDYVADRIAYDAPAYFANQIPPQDPEIVFLTRKAVCAGYAKLLEALGKAIGEEIVYVVGDARTSTSELSGEGHAWNAAKIEGKWYLIDSTWDSGFVDESGFHKNYRTDYLLPPPQVMTITHLPDDETWQLLPHPLSRGEFFRQPILRPRFFAEGLELVTPTRSQSDISGDAVIEVKNPYQRWILTSYAEKGGAKLGNCGESASQGSRIHCPLPDSGTYEVRMFTGEEKFSSFKYVGQLEFNRR
- a CDS encoding metallophosphoesterase; protein product: MQPIFVEPLTVERVTIKIRDLIPSLQGTKLVHLSDLHYDGKRLGEELLAETIEMANQEKPDLVVLTGDYITDNPTPIYNLALRLKYLESRCGVVACLGNHDNYFPFSRHHVVKALTGVGIQVLWNAIAYPLGSALPVVGLADLWSREFHPQPILEQLDPDTPRLVLSHNPDTAALLQPWRVDLQLSGHTHGGQFVLPGLGSIPALMQPVRHRVPKPLHPYIPILRECARVVKHWEWAQGYHSIEQNQLYVNRGLGTYFPGRINCPPELTVITLIRGIGNGE